One genomic window of Brienomyrus brachyistius isolate T26 chromosome 16, BBRACH_0.4, whole genome shotgun sequence includes the following:
- the LOC125709644 gene encoding radixin isoform X1 produces the protein MPKPINVRVTTMDAELEFAIQPNTTGKQLFDQVVKTVGLREVWFFGLQYVDSKGYSTWLKLNKKVIQQDVKKENPLQFKFRAKFFPEDVSEELIQEITQRLFFLQVKEAILNDENYCPPETAVLLASYSVQAKYGDFNKEVHKPGYLSNDRLLPQRVLEQHKLTKEQWEERIQTWHEEHRGMLREDSMMEYLKIAQDLEMYGVNYFEIKNKKGTELWLGVDALGLNIYEHGDKLTPKIGFPWSEIRNISFNDKKFVIKPIDKKAPDFVFYAPRLRINKRILALCMGNHELYMRRRKPDTIEVQQMKAQAREERHQKQLERAQLENEKKKREHAEKEKERIEREKEELMERLRQIEEQTMKAQKELEEQTRRALELDQERKRAHEEADRLERERQAAEEAKAALAKQAADQLKNQEQLAAELGEFTAKIALLEESKKKKEDEANEWQHKALSAQDDLEKIKDELKNVMTARPAAPAPAENEHDEQDENSAEASAELSSDGVTDHRSEEERLTEAQKNERVKKQLQALSSELAQARDDTKKTQNDVLHAENVRAGRDKYKTLRQIRQGNTKQRIDEFESM, from the exons ATGCCGAAACCG ATCAATGTCCGGGTAACAACGATGGATGCTGAGCTGGAGTTTGCCATCCAGCCCAATACAACAGGCAAACAGCTCTTTGACCAG GTTGTGAAGACCGTGGGCCTGCGTGAGGTCTGGTTCTTTGGCCTGCAGTATGTTGACAGCAAGGGGTACAGCACGTGGCTCAAGCTTAACAAGAAG gtaatccaacaggatGTGAAGAAGGAAAACCCACTCCAGTTCAAATTCCGGGCCAAGTTTTTCCCAGAGGATGTGTCAGAGGAGCTGATACAGGAGATCACACAACGGCTCTTCTTTCTGCAG GTGAAGGAGGCTATCCTGAATGATGAGAATTACTGTCCCCCTGAGACGGCTGTGCTCTTGGCCTCGTACTCGGTCCAAGCCAAATATGGTGACTTTAACAAGGAGGTTCACAAGCCTGGCTACCTCTCCAATGACCGGCTGCTACCCCAGAG AGTTCTGGAACAACATAAGCTCACCAAGGAACAGTGGGAAGAGAGGATACAGACGTGGCATGAAGAGCACAGGGGCATGCTTAG AGAGGACTCCATGATGGAATATCTGAAGATAGCGCAGGATCTGGAGATGTATGGCGTGAACTACTTTGAGATCAAGAACAAAAAAGGGACAGAGCTGTGGTTGGGTGTTGATGCCCTGGGGCTTAACATCTACGAGCATGGCGACAA ATTAACACCAAAAATAGGCTTTCCCTGGAGTGAGATTAGAAATATTTCTTTCAACGATAAGAAGTTTGTCATCAAGCCCATCGACAAGAAGGCTCCG GATTTCGTTTTCTATGCGCCACGGTTGCGAATCAATAAACGCATCCTGGCACTGTGCATGGGGAACCATGAACTCTACATGCGGAGGAGGAAACCAGACACCATCGAGGTCCAGCAGATGAAGGCCCAGGCTCGGGAAGAGAGGCACCAGAAACAGCTGGAGAG AGCACAGCTAGAGAACGAGAAGAAGAAACGGGAGCATGCAGAGAAAGAAAAGGAGAGAATAGAGCGAGAGAAAGAGGAGCTGATGGAGCGGCTGAGGCAGATAGAGGAACAGACGATGAAGGCACAGAAAG AGTTGGAGGAGCAGACGCGCAGGGCCCTGGAGCTGGACCAGGAGAGGAAGAGAGCCCATGAAGAAGCAGACAGGCTAGAGCGGGAGCGCCAGGCTGCGGAGGAGGCCAAGGCGGCCCTGGCCAAACAAGCGGCAGACCAGCTGAAGAACCAGGAGCAGCtg GCAGCTGAGTTGGGAGAGTTCACTGCCAAGATCGCTCTGCTGGAGGAGTCCAAGAAGAAGAAGGAGGATGAAGCAAACGAGTGGCAGCACAAA GCCCTGTCAGCCCAGGATGACCTGGAGAAGATCAAGGATGAGCTGAAGAATGTGATGACTGCACGGCCAGCCGCACCCGCCCCTGCTGAGAATGAGCACGACGAGCAGGATGAGAACAGTGCAGAGGCCAGTGCCGAGCTGTCCAGTGATGGTGTCACCGACCACCGCAGCGAGGAGGAGCGCCTCACCGAGGCGCAGAAAAATGAGCGCGTCAAGAAGCAGCTGCAG GCTTTGAGCTCAGAGCTGGCCCAGGCTCGCGACGACACCAAGAAAACCCAGAATGACGTGCTGCATGCGGAGAACGTTCGTGCTGGCCGGGACAAGTACAAAACCCTCCGACAGATCCGGCAGGGCAACACCAAGCAGCGCATTGATGAGTTTGAGTCGATGTGA
- the LOC125709644 gene encoding radixin isoform X2: protein MLSWSLPSSPIQQANSSLTRVLEQHKLTKEQWEERIQTWHEEHRGMLREDSMMEYLKIAQDLEMYGVNYFEIKNKKGTELWLGVDALGLNIYEHGDKLTPKIGFPWSEIRNISFNDKKFVIKPIDKKAPDFVFYAPRLRINKRILALCMGNHELYMRRRKPDTIEVQQMKAQAREERHQKQLERAQLENEKKKREHAEKEKERIEREKEELMERLRQIEEQTMKAQKELEEQTRRALELDQERKRAHEEADRLERERQAAEEAKAALAKQAADQLKNQEQLAAELGEFTAKIALLEESKKKKEDEANEWQHKALSAQDDLEKIKDELKNVMTARPAAPAPAENEHDEQDENSAEASAELSSDGVTDHRSEEERLTEAQKNERVKKQLQALSSELAQARDDTKKTQNDVLHAENVRAGRDKYKTLRQIRQGNTKQRIDEFESM from the exons ATGCTGAGCTGGAGTTTGCCATCCAGCCCAATACAACAGGCAAACAGCTCTTTGACCAG AGTTCTGGAACAACATAAGCTCACCAAGGAACAGTGGGAAGAGAGGATACAGACGTGGCATGAAGAGCACAGGGGCATGCTTAG AGAGGACTCCATGATGGAATATCTGAAGATAGCGCAGGATCTGGAGATGTATGGCGTGAACTACTTTGAGATCAAGAACAAAAAAGGGACAGAGCTGTGGTTGGGTGTTGATGCCCTGGGGCTTAACATCTACGAGCATGGCGACAA ATTAACACCAAAAATAGGCTTTCCCTGGAGTGAGATTAGAAATATTTCTTTCAACGATAAGAAGTTTGTCATCAAGCCCATCGACAAGAAGGCTCCG GATTTCGTTTTCTATGCGCCACGGTTGCGAATCAATAAACGCATCCTGGCACTGTGCATGGGGAACCATGAACTCTACATGCGGAGGAGGAAACCAGACACCATCGAGGTCCAGCAGATGAAGGCCCAGGCTCGGGAAGAGAGGCACCAGAAACAGCTGGAGAG AGCACAGCTAGAGAACGAGAAGAAGAAACGGGAGCATGCAGAGAAAGAAAAGGAGAGAATAGAGCGAGAGAAAGAGGAGCTGATGGAGCGGCTGAGGCAGATAGAGGAACAGACGATGAAGGCACAGAAAG AGTTGGAGGAGCAGACGCGCAGGGCCCTGGAGCTGGACCAGGAGAGGAAGAGAGCCCATGAAGAAGCAGACAGGCTAGAGCGGGAGCGCCAGGCTGCGGAGGAGGCCAAGGCGGCCCTGGCCAAACAAGCGGCAGACCAGCTGAAGAACCAGGAGCAGCtg GCAGCTGAGTTGGGAGAGTTCACTGCCAAGATCGCTCTGCTGGAGGAGTCCAAGAAGAAGAAGGAGGATGAAGCAAACGAGTGGCAGCACAAA GCCCTGTCAGCCCAGGATGACCTGGAGAAGATCAAGGATGAGCTGAAGAATGTGATGACTGCACGGCCAGCCGCACCCGCCCCTGCTGAGAATGAGCACGACGAGCAGGATGAGAACAGTGCAGAGGCCAGTGCCGAGCTGTCCAGTGATGGTGTCACCGACCACCGCAGCGAGGAGGAGCGCCTCACCGAGGCGCAGAAAAATGAGCGCGTCAAGAAGCAGCTGCAG GCTTTGAGCTCAGAGCTGGCCCAGGCTCGCGACGACACCAAGAAAACCCAGAATGACGTGCTGCATGCGGAGAACGTTCGTGCTGGCCGGGACAAGTACAAAACCCTCCGACAGATCCGGCAGGGCAACACCAAGCAGCGCATTGATGAGTTTGAGTCGATGTGA